One Mycobacterium sp. SMC-4 DNA window includes the following coding sequences:
- a CDS encoding L,D-transpeptidase family protein, translated as MLRQRLQQITLICGVLIAGLALVVPAATATAGLAPGSRVVDVSPGPGQTVGVAHPVTVAFSGAVANRAAAERSIVVQPAGAPGPVAGTFQWLDARTAQWTPTDFFPAHSRIDVGIGGFSTSFQTGASVVSVADVSAYTFTVSIDGVVARQMPASMGKAKFPTPLGRFTALSKERNVTFDSRTIGIPLDDPEGYLIKGEYGVRVTWGGVYVHSAPWSVGSQGYANVSHGCINLSPDNAAWYFDTVSVGDPIIVQA; from the coding sequence GTGCTGAGACAACGTCTGCAGCAAATCACATTGATCTGCGGTGTACTGATTGCCGGCTTGGCGCTGGTGGTGCCGGCCGCGACCGCCACCGCCGGGCTCGCGCCGGGCAGCCGCGTCGTCGACGTGTCGCCGGGACCCGGCCAGACCGTGGGCGTGGCCCATCCGGTCACCGTCGCATTCAGCGGCGCGGTGGCGAACCGGGCGGCCGCCGAACGGTCGATCGTGGTCCAACCCGCCGGCGCCCCCGGACCGGTGGCGGGGACATTCCAGTGGCTCGATGCCCGCACCGCCCAGTGGACACCGACGGACTTCTTTCCCGCCCACTCCCGCATCGATGTCGGCATCGGCGGGTTCTCCACCAGCTTCCAGACCGGCGCCTCGGTCGTCAGCGTGGCCGACGTGAGCGCGTACACGTTCACGGTGAGCATTGACGGCGTGGTTGCCCGCCAGATGCCGGCGTCGATGGGGAAGGCGAAGTTCCCCACGCCACTCGGTCGGTTCACCGCGCTGTCCAAAGAGCGCAACGTCACCTTCGATTCCCGCACCATCGGCATCCCGCTCGATGATCCCGAGGGCTACCTGATCAAGGGGGAGTACGGGGTCCGGGTGACGTGGGGCGGGGTGTACGTGCACTCAGCGCCTTGGTCGGTGGGGTCACAGGGCTACGCCAACGTCAGCCACGGCTGCATCAACCTCAGCCCCGACAACGCCGCCTGGTACTTCGACACCGTCAGCGTCGGTGACCCGATCATCGTCCAGGCCTGA
- a CDS encoding acyl-CoA thioesterase II, producing the protein MPSWIADLVRLDGYGQTFRTAAAFGAGGRLFGGLIAAQALAAAGRTIDPTRPPQSLHAYFIKGGRVGVDVEYVVECTRDGRSFNTRRVTASQDGVPIFEMLASFHRPEPSTDWQRPAQPSVTWSDATPVTALPERWADHFDMRSDGPGADDWPLQPMWLRSRRQVEDDPLLQACALTFISDVGLVATARPPGEAQRPGPGGAASLDHAVWFHRPIDLNKWHLYQAEAISHSDSRGLARGSITAEDTTLVASVTQESLWRI; encoded by the coding sequence ATGCCCAGCTGGATCGCCGACCTGGTACGTCTGGACGGATACGGCCAGACCTTCCGTACCGCAGCGGCTTTCGGCGCGGGCGGTCGGCTCTTCGGTGGGTTGATAGCAGCGCAGGCACTCGCGGCGGCCGGTCGGACCATCGACCCCACCCGGCCGCCCCAGTCGTTGCACGCGTATTTCATCAAGGGTGGCCGCGTCGGTGTCGATGTCGAGTACGTGGTGGAGTGCACTCGCGACGGCAGGTCGTTCAACACCCGGCGGGTGACGGCGAGCCAGGACGGTGTCCCCATCTTCGAGATGCTGGCCTCGTTTCACCGGCCCGAACCCAGTACGGACTGGCAGCGCCCGGCACAGCCCAGCGTCACCTGGTCGGACGCCACCCCGGTCACTGCGCTGCCGGAGCGATGGGCTGACCACTTCGACATGCGCAGTGACGGCCCCGGAGCCGATGACTGGCCCCTCCAGCCGATGTGGTTGCGCAGCCGCCGGCAGGTCGAAGACGACCCACTGCTGCAGGCCTGCGCACTGACGTTCATCTCCGATGTGGGATTGGTGGCCACGGCCCGGCCGCCGGGCGAGGCTCAGCGGCCGGGACCGGGTGGTGCTGCCAGTCTCGACCACGCGGTGTGGTTCCACCGACCGATCGACCTGAACAAGTGGCACCTCTACCAAGCCGAGGCAATCAGCCACAGCGACTCCCGCGGCCTGGCGCGGGGGTCGATCACCGCCGAGGACACGACGCTGGTGGCCAGCGTGACGCAGGAGTCGCTATGGCGGATCTGA
- the speB gene encoding agmatinase, giving the protein MAEQLELAYAGVASFGHRPFLTDLDQLQTWKPDAAIVGAPFDIGTTNRPGARFGPRAIRATAYEPGTYHMDLGLEIFEWLEVVDFGDAYCPHGQTELSHNNIRQRVHDVASRGIVPVILGGDHSITWPAATAVADVHGYGNVGIVHFDAHADTADEIEGNLASHGTPMRRLIESGAVPGSHFVQVGLRGYWPPQDTFEWMREQRMTWHTMQEIWERGFPAVMADAVAEALAKADKLYVSVDIDVLDPAHAPGTGTPEPGGITSADLLRMVRQLCYEHDVAGVDVVEVAPAYDHAELTVNAAHRVVFEALAGMAARRRDAAGAEPGEPARTYRRRG; this is encoded by the coding sequence ATGGCCGAGCAACTTGAGCTGGCCTACGCCGGAGTGGCGTCGTTCGGCCACCGTCCGTTCCTGACCGACCTCGACCAGCTCCAGACCTGGAAACCGGACGCGGCGATCGTCGGCGCCCCGTTCGACATCGGCACGACCAACCGCCCCGGTGCGCGGTTCGGCCCGCGCGCGATCCGGGCCACCGCCTACGAGCCCGGCACGTATCACATGGATCTCGGACTGGAGATCTTCGAATGGCTCGAAGTGGTCGATTTCGGCGACGCGTACTGCCCGCACGGCCAGACTGAGCTGTCGCACAACAACATTCGTCAGCGCGTTCATGATGTCGCCAGTCGAGGAATCGTGCCGGTGATTCTCGGCGGAGACCACTCGATCACCTGGCCCGCCGCGACGGCCGTCGCCGATGTGCACGGTTACGGCAACGTCGGCATCGTGCACTTCGACGCCCATGCCGACACCGCCGACGAGATCGAGGGCAATCTGGCCAGCCACGGCACACCGATGCGTCGGCTCATCGAGTCCGGCGCGGTTCCGGGCTCGCATTTCGTGCAGGTCGGCCTACGCGGGTACTGGCCTCCCCAGGACACCTTCGAGTGGATGCGCGAGCAGCGCATGACCTGGCACACCATGCAGGAGATCTGGGAGCGCGGTTTCCCGGCGGTGATGGCCGATGCGGTCGCCGAGGCGCTCGCCAAAGCCGACAAGCTCTACGTATCGGTGGATATCGACGTACTCGACCCCGCACACGCGCCCGGGACCGGAACTCCCGAACCCGGCGGCATCACCAGTGCCGACCTGCTACGAATGGTGCGCCAACTCTGCTACGAACACGACGTCGCCGGGGTGGACGTCGTCGAGGTCGCGCCGGCCTACGACCACGCGGAGCTGACCGTCAACGCTGCTCACCGGGTGGTGTTCGAAGCGTTGGCCGGAATGGCTGCCCGACGCCGAGATGCGGCGGGCGCGGAGCCCGGAGAACCGGCGCGCACCTACCGTCGGCGGGGATGA
- a CDS encoding lipoprotein LpqH: MRTRNLLAAAAGIALCLAGCSAPDPALGGTTATVSIDGDQINGSHPVRCHQAGWAWYIETPDENQGFSAILETGGPVTAKSVQFRDFGGFTGSFWVDNVGEAEATGANGSYTITGTADGNFTDKPSEAVSARFRIQADC; encoded by the coding sequence ATGAGGACCCGAAACCTCCTGGCTGCTGCCGCCGGAATCGCCCTGTGCCTGGCGGGATGCTCGGCACCGGACCCGGCGCTGGGCGGGACCACCGCCACCGTCTCGATCGACGGTGACCAGATCAATGGGTCGCACCCGGTGCGTTGTCACCAGGCCGGGTGGGCGTGGTACATCGAGACACCCGACGAGAATCAGGGTTTTTCGGCAATTCTGGAGACCGGTGGACCGGTCACCGCGAAGTCGGTCCAGTTCCGTGACTTCGGCGGGTTCACCGGGTCATTCTGGGTCGACAACGTCGGCGAGGCCGAGGCGACGGGCGCCAACGGGAGCTACACGATCACCGGGACCGCCGACGGCAACTTCACCGACAAGCCCAGCGAAGCGGTCAGCGCTCGGTTCCGAATTCAGGCCGACTGCTGA
- a CDS encoding cyclopropane mycolic acid synthase family methyltransferase, with protein MPETSNGARDLTPHFEDVQSHYDLSDDFYRLFLDPTQTYSCAYFERDEMSLEEAQIAKIDLSLGKLGLQPGMTLLDVGCGWGATIRRAVEKYDVNVVGLTLSRNQQAHVQQVLDQLDSPRSTRVLLAGWEQFDEPVDRIVSIGAFEHFGRDRYDDFFKRAYEVLPSDGVMMLHTIVKPSDEEFKARGLPLTMTKLKFFKFIMDEIFPGGDLPQVVAVETHARAAGFEVARVQPLRLHYARTLDHWSTALEARKHEAISIQSEEVYDRYMKYLTGCADLFREGYTDVCQFTLTKG; from the coding sequence TTGCCAGAGACCAGCAATGGGGCACGCGATCTGACCCCGCACTTCGAAGACGTCCAGTCGCATTACGACCTGTCCGACGATTTCTACCGACTCTTCCTCGATCCGACGCAGACCTACAGCTGCGCCTACTTCGAGCGCGACGAGATGTCGCTGGAAGAGGCGCAGATCGCCAAGATCGACCTGTCGCTGGGCAAACTCGGTCTGCAGCCCGGGATGACGCTGCTCGACGTGGGCTGCGGCTGGGGCGCCACCATCCGGCGGGCGGTCGAGAAGTATGACGTCAACGTCGTCGGTCTCACGCTCAGCCGCAACCAGCAGGCACACGTCCAGCAGGTCCTCGACCAGCTGGACAGCCCGCGCTCCACGCGCGTCCTGCTGGCGGGTTGGGAGCAGTTCGACGAACCGGTCGACCGCATCGTCTCGATCGGAGCGTTCGAGCACTTCGGACGCGACCGTTACGACGATTTCTTCAAGCGGGCCTACGAGGTGCTGCCCTCCGACGGAGTGATGATGCTGCACACCATCGTCAAGCCGTCCGACGAGGAGTTCAAGGCGCGCGGCCTGCCCCTGACGATGACCAAGCTGAAGTTCTTCAAATTCATCATGGACGAGATCTTCCCCGGCGGGGATCTGCCCCAAGTGGTCGCCGTGGAGACGCACGCCCGCGCTGCCGGGTTCGAGGTGGCGCGCGTGCAGCCGCTGCGCCTGCACTACGCCCGCACCCTCGATCACTGGTCGACGGCGCTGGAGGCACGCAAGCACGAGGCGATCAGTATTCAGTCCGAAGAGGTCTACGACCGCTACATGAAGTACCTCACCGGCTGCGCCGACCTGTTCCGCGAGGGCTACACCGACGTCTGCCAGTTCACCCTGACCAAGGGCTGA
- a CDS encoding threonine/serine dehydratase — MQLVTLDDVRAAARRIRPHVVRTPLVPALWGDSDRPLWIKPENLQPIGAFKVRGAFNAIAALRVRDPGVRDVVAYSSGNHAQAVAYAAATFGLRAHIVMPEETPAVKVEATRMHGARVVLCEAGGRERVAGQVAADTGAEMIPPFDHPLIIAGQGTVGLEVAEDLPDVRNVLVPVSGGGLCSGVGVAIRALCPHARVVGVEPELAADTTESMRLGHRVDWPIHDRNRTVADGLRSQPSDLTFTHLQTVVDEMITVSEDEIRSAVREFALRGRLVSEPSGAVALAAYRRRGTATGSTVVVLSGGNIDPQLFEAMLRG, encoded by the coding sequence ATGCAGCTGGTGACCCTCGACGACGTCCGTGCCGCCGCGCGACGCATCCGGCCCCACGTGGTGCGGACCCCGCTGGTGCCCGCGCTGTGGGGTGACTCCGACCGCCCACTGTGGATCAAGCCGGAGAACCTGCAGCCGATCGGCGCGTTCAAGGTGCGCGGGGCGTTCAACGCGATCGCAGCCCTGCGGGTTCGCGATCCCGGCGTCCGGGATGTGGTCGCATATTCCAGCGGAAACCACGCCCAGGCGGTGGCCTACGCGGCCGCCACCTTCGGCCTGCGGGCGCACATCGTCATGCCGGAGGAAACGCCGGCGGTCAAGGTCGAGGCCACCCGCATGCACGGTGCGCGGGTGGTGCTGTGCGAGGCCGGCGGGCGCGAACGGGTGGCTGGCCAGGTCGCCGCGGACACCGGCGCGGAGATGATCCCGCCGTTCGACCACCCCCTGATCATCGCGGGGCAGGGCACGGTGGGTCTGGAGGTCGCCGAGGACCTGCCTGACGTCCGCAACGTGCTGGTGCCGGTCAGCGGCGGGGGATTGTGCTCGGGGGTCGGTGTCGCGATCCGTGCATTGTGCCCTCATGCCAGGGTCGTCGGAGTCGAACCCGAACTCGCGGCCGACACCACCGAGTCGATGCGCCTCGGTCACCGGGTGGACTGGCCGATTCACGACCGTAACCGCACGGTCGCCGACGGCCTGCGGTCGCAGCCGTCCGACCTCACCTTCACCCACCTGCAGACCGTCGTGGATGAGATGATCACGGTGTCCGAAGACGAGATACGCTCAGCAGTAAGGGAATTCGCACTGCGCGGTCGACTGGTCAGCGAGCCCAGCGGCGCGGTGGCGTTGGCTGCGTATCGACGCCGCGGCACCGCGACCGGATCGACGGTCGTGGTGTTGTCCGGCGGGAACATCGATCCGCAGCTGTTCGAGGCGATGCTGCGCGGGTGA
- a CDS encoding NAD(P)/FAD-dependent oxidoreductase, producing the protein MRIIVVGAGPTGLFTAVALARRGHHVLVLDRDNGPSSLGHWPRRSVMQFEHAHTFRGPVVDALTSEIPDALRDMRHAGADIVVAADGEPLALRIRRMTFERVLRDIAARQADLTLLPGHNVKALMHAGGRVVGVQTRTERLTADLVVDASGRSGRVTRHLLGPGEGGPCAAMYVTRQFRLKTGSGPMNSPVGLSLSLEGYFAVAFVHEDRHFSITLTHGGTDRRLQLLREPAVFEVAVRAIPALSVWAEPGRAEPVSAVLPGGRLYNTYRSQVAADGRPCAPGLIAVGDSVCTTTPLAGRGVTLAFLQARALVDILVEHHYDIDTAAIDFDRWCRTHVRPWFTDHVRTDNDRIRRWAGGDVHLDRPLPSDLVVAAAAVDPVLRPAVSAYERMSALPSSLDAVQERARSVYATGWRPPSASGPTAAELAVLCQTVGGSELPAAWCATGQERCPA; encoded by the coding sequence ATGCGCATCATCGTCGTCGGCGCCGGCCCCACCGGGCTATTCACTGCTGTCGCCCTGGCTCGCCGGGGACATCACGTGCTGGTTCTGGACCGCGACAACGGTCCCAGTTCGCTGGGGCACTGGCCACGCAGATCGGTCATGCAGTTCGAGCACGCACACACATTCCGGGGACCCGTCGTCGATGCGCTGACTTCGGAGATCCCAGATGCCTTGCGGGATATGCGACACGCGGGCGCAGACATCGTTGTGGCTGCCGACGGGGAGCCGTTGGCGTTGCGGATCCGACGGATGACTTTCGAGCGGGTTCTGCGCGACATTGCGGCACGGCAGGCAGATCTGACGCTTCTGCCCGGACATAACGTCAAAGCGCTGATGCACGCTGGCGGCCGCGTCGTGGGCGTCCAGACGCGGACCGAGCGACTGACGGCTGACCTGGTGGTCGATGCCTCTGGACGGTCCGGACGGGTAACCCGCCACCTGCTCGGGCCCGGGGAAGGGGGACCGTGCGCAGCGATGTATGTCACCCGGCAGTTCCGACTCAAGACCGGGTCCGGACCCATGAACTCGCCCGTCGGCCTGTCATTGAGCCTGGAGGGATACTTCGCGGTTGCCTTCGTCCACGAGGACCGCCACTTCTCGATCACGCTCACCCACGGAGGCACTGATCGCCGTCTGCAACTGCTGCGCGAACCAGCCGTCTTCGAGGTGGCTGTGCGTGCCATCCCGGCGCTGAGCGTGTGGGCCGAGCCCGGCCGGGCCGAACCCGTGTCCGCGGTGCTCCCCGGTGGAAGGCTCTACAACACCTACCGCTCACAAGTCGCGGCCGACGGCCGCCCCTGCGCACCCGGGCTCATCGCGGTCGGCGATTCCGTGTGCACCACAACACCCCTCGCCGGCCGAGGGGTCACGCTGGCTTTCCTGCAGGCACGTGCGCTGGTGGACATATTGGTCGAGCACCACTACGACATCGACACGGCCGCCATCGATTTCGATCGTTGGTGCCGCACCCACGTGCGCCCCTGGTTCACCGACCACGTACGCACCGACAACGACCGGATTCGTCGGTGGGCCGGCGGCGACGTCCACCTTGACCGACCTCTGCCGTCAGACCTGGTGGTCGCGGCAGCTGCGGTAGATCCAGTCCTGCGGCCTGCAGTCAGCGCCTACGAACGTATGTCGGCTCTGCCGTCGAGTCTCGACGCGGTGCAGGAACGAGCCCGGTCTGTCTATGCCACGGGTTGGCGCCCACCGTCGGCCTCGGGGCCCACCGCCGCGGAATTGGCCGTGCTGTGTCAGACCGTCGGGGGATCGGAGCTACCCGCAGCCTGGTGCGCCACCGGACAGGAGCGCTGCCCTGCATAG
- a CDS encoding helix-turn-helix domain-containing protein gives MAVATECADSFGELLRRWRRHRRMSQLDLAIDADVSSRHVSFVETGRSTPSRAMVLRLAEALDIPPREQNRLLAAAGLAPEFAQRSLDEPDMAVVRAGVQRVLDAYQPFPCIAVDRCWMIQLANPGAGMLLEGVAPVLLDEPNALRIALHPQGLAPRIRNLAQWRAHLLARLQREIAAGGGPAELCALLDELRSYPGGFDDGHRVGEVAVPLEVDTLDGRRLSFLSMVTTFGTALDLTAAELSIEAFLPADAATAAYLG, from the coding sequence ATGGCCGTAGCAACCGAGTGCGCCGACTCCTTCGGTGAGTTGTTGCGCCGCTGGCGCCGGCACCGTCGAATGAGCCAACTCGACCTCGCAATCGACGCTGACGTCTCGTCGCGGCACGTCAGCTTCGTCGAGACCGGCCGCTCGACGCCCAGTCGGGCGATGGTGCTGCGACTCGCCGAGGCGCTCGACATCCCACCCCGCGAACAGAACCGCCTGCTCGCCGCGGCGGGGCTGGCGCCGGAATTCGCGCAACGATCGCTTGACGAACCGGACATGGCCGTGGTGCGCGCCGGGGTGCAGCGCGTACTCGATGCCTACCAGCCCTTTCCGTGTATCGCAGTGGACCGCTGCTGGATGATCCAGCTCGCCAACCCAGGTGCTGGCATGCTGCTCGAGGGGGTCGCGCCCGTTCTGCTCGACGAGCCCAACGCGCTGCGGATCGCCTTGCACCCGCAGGGGCTCGCGCCGCGCATCCGCAACCTCGCCCAGTGGCGCGCCCACCTGTTGGCACGGTTACAGCGGGAAATTGCCGCAGGCGGTGGACCTGCAGAGCTGTGCGCGTTGCTCGATGAACTGCGGTCCTACCCGGGTGGATTCGACGATGGTCACCGCGTCGGCGAGGTCGCCGTGCCGTTGGAGGTGGACACTCTTGACGGGCGCCGGCTCAGCTTCCTGAGCATGGTGACGACTTTCGGCACCGCACTGGACCTCACCGCCGCCGAACTGAGTATCGAAGCGTTCCTGCCCGCAGATGCGGCCACCGCGGCCTATCTGGGATGA
- a CDS encoding SRPBCC family protein, whose amino-acid sequence MRGSVTVPMAAPADRIWALIANVENTGTFSPEVIEAEWLDGVTAPTLEARFRGRVRRNEIGPVYWTTCRVTACTPGREFGFEVLVGDRAVNNWHYLLSPSAGQAGVTDVTESFHLSPSPLMSAFAVLGGQLRRRRNLRDMRTTLERIKAVVEGPGES is encoded by the coding sequence CTGCGCGGCTCGGTGACCGTGCCGATGGCCGCGCCCGCCGACCGGATCTGGGCCCTGATCGCCAACGTGGAGAACACCGGTACGTTCTCCCCGGAGGTCATCGAGGCCGAGTGGCTCGACGGTGTCACGGCGCCCACCCTCGAGGCACGGTTTCGCGGTCGCGTCCGTCGCAACGAGATCGGGCCGGTGTACTGGACGACCTGCCGGGTCACCGCGTGCACGCCGGGCCGCGAGTTCGGTTTCGAGGTCCTCGTCGGTGACCGCGCCGTCAACAACTGGCACTACCTGCTGAGCCCCTCGGCCGGGCAGGCGGGGGTCACCGACGTGACCGAGTCGTTCCACCTCAGCCCCAGCCCGCTGATGTCGGCCTTTGCCGTGTTGGGCGGGCAGCTGCGCCGGCGGCGCAACCTGCGTGACATGCGCACGACCCTGGAACGGATCAAAGCCGTCGTCGAGGGTCCGGGCGAGTCGTGA
- a CDS encoding Ig-like domain-containing protein has protein sequence MSAQQHCGWVVGMSLTAGIGAAVLLGGAGTAAADASSESRSSENRSSESRSSENRNAAVERPRRHHDRNRADRAVDRHALSSTRTPAADTTVEAEREVRKIDDTADQQVGVAPADETDGREPAPLDAVATTALGSSATRRLAEPESEPAPNSAPTLTTHVGTPDALTGVTSITAIGVDPDLDELSYTAGRARFGLVTGDGSGQFSYTPSDFSRLLARLMPFIRSDRFTVTVSDGRGGVTSSVVTTAIIPVNAAPRARPSTIDAPKAHTGIVTGRANAIDPNRDRLTFLASTIDTGQGTVVVRSDGRFTYTPTAEARHGAAATTASLLDRTVTFRVSVTDVFGAITEIPVTVPISPSNTAPTGTVLVDDPDATTGLVTGRVLGSDADGDSLTFSGPTGTARGTVAVDADGAFTYSPSEFARLLAASVYSTPALRSDTFEVTISDGHGGATIVTVNVAISPDTQSPATVPLSTFCGCTMMPVDSIYHADIRGLAALAESAGWIELLGGGRGATMHAGWGGSEWMGSTGGIPVNVVGPDHPTEMVIFNRGYSTSGPGIDNRPYAIPDRPLVEGMPSYPAWDRHLFVFQEGTCISQELINVANGVELPGAGILDILGNAVYRAIWGSTWIAQGGVQYDMNSALYPAIGFANASRLPQVPLLVRPDEIERGYIDHMLGIVIPKNLGAGYVWPARAGDGSGADGVPMGMVFRLREDIDLSGYTASTQAVLRALQVHGAVVFDSGASGGDGIKLAGMSNGWEGTDLRQMQRELSSIPVQWFEAVDVVGLAADPTVGWYVTTV, from the coding sequence GTGTCAGCACAGCAACACTGCGGGTGGGTCGTCGGTATGTCGCTGACGGCAGGGATCGGTGCCGCCGTGCTGCTCGGTGGAGCGGGCACGGCTGCTGCGGACGCCTCGTCGGAGAGCAGGTCCTCGGAAAACAGGTCGTCGGAGAGCAGGTCCTCGGAAAACAGGAACGCCGCCGTCGAACGACCGCGGCGCCATCACGACCGCAACCGCGCGGACCGTGCCGTCGACCGTCACGCGCTCTCGTCGACACGCACTCCGGCCGCCGACACCACCGTCGAGGCAGAACGCGAGGTGCGCAAGATCGACGACACGGCTGACCAGCAGGTCGGTGTCGCGCCCGCCGACGAGACAGACGGTCGCGAACCCGCTCCGCTGGACGCCGTCGCCACCACGGCACTGGGTTCCTCGGCAACCCGCAGGCTTGCCGAACCGGAGAGCGAACCCGCACCGAACTCCGCTCCGACGCTGACGACCCACGTGGGTACACCCGACGCGCTGACCGGTGTCACCAGTATCACCGCCATCGGTGTCGATCCGGATCTCGATGAGCTGAGCTACACCGCGGGCCGAGCGAGATTCGGCCTGGTCACCGGCGACGGAAGCGGTCAGTTCAGCTACACACCGTCCGACTTCTCGCGACTGCTGGCCCGACTGATGCCGTTCATCCGATCCGACCGCTTCACCGTGACGGTCAGCGACGGTCGCGGTGGGGTGACGTCATCGGTCGTCACCACCGCGATCATTCCCGTCAACGCCGCGCCGCGAGCCCGTCCGAGCACGATCGATGCACCCAAAGCCCATACCGGGATCGTCACCGGGCGGGCCAACGCCATCGACCCCAACCGGGACCGGCTGACCTTTCTTGCCTCCACGATCGACACCGGTCAGGGCACCGTCGTGGTCCGCAGCGACGGCAGATTCACCTACACTCCGACGGCCGAAGCCCGTCACGGCGCCGCCGCCACGACCGCGTCGCTGCTCGATCGGACCGTCACGTTCCGGGTGAGCGTCACCGACGTCTTCGGAGCGATCACCGAGATCCCGGTCACGGTGCCGATCAGTCCGTCCAACACCGCGCCGACCGGAACCGTCCTGGTCGACGACCCGGACGCGACCACCGGGTTGGTGACCGGACGGGTCTTGGGCAGCGATGCCGACGGTGACAGCTTGACGTTCAGCGGTCCGACCGGCACCGCCCGGGGTACCGTCGCCGTCGACGCCGACGGCGCCTTCACCTACTCGCCCAGCGAGTTCGCCCGGCTGCTCGCGGCATCGGTGTACTCCACCCCGGCGTTGCGATCCGACACCTTCGAAGTCACGATTTCCGACGGGCACGGCGGGGCCACCATCGTCACCGTCAACGTCGCGATCAGCCCAGACACCCAGTCTCCGGCCACGGTGCCGCTGTCCACCTTCTGTGGGTGCACGATGATGCCCGTCGACAGCATCTATCACGCCGACATTCGTGGACTGGCCGCCCTCGCCGAATCGGCCGGCTGGATCGAATTGCTCGGCGGCGGTAGGGGAGCGACGATGCACGCCGGCTGGGGCGGCTCGGAGTGGATGGGCAGCACGGGCGGTATACCGGTCAACGTCGTGGGCCCCGACCATCCAACCGAGATGGTGATCTTCAACCGCGGTTACTCGACTTCGGGGCCGGGAATCGACAACCGCCCGTATGCAATCCCGGACCGTCCCCTAGTGGAGGGTATGCCTTCCTATCCGGCCTGGGACCGCCACTTGTTCGTGTTCCAGGAGGGAACCTGCATCTCGCAGGAGTTGATCAACGTCGCCAACGGTGTCGAACTGCCCGGGGCCGGGATTCTCGATATCTTGGGTAACGCTGTCTACCGGGCAATCTGGGGATCGACGTGGATAGCCCAGGGCGGTGTGCAGTACGACATGAACTCGGCTCTTTACCCCGCGATCGGCTTCGCCAACGCGTCGCGGCTGCCGCAGGTGCCGTTGCTGGTGCGCCCTGATGAGATCGAACGGGGCTACATCGATCACATGTTGGGGATCGTGATCCCGAAAAACCTTGGTGCAGGCTATGTGTGGCCGGCACGCGCGGGGGATGGCAGCGGCGCCGACGGAGTTCCGATGGGAATGGTGTTCCGGTTGCGTGAAGATATCGACCTCAGCGGATACACCGCTTCGACCCAGGCGGTGCTGCGGGCCCTTCAGGTGCACGGAGCCGTGGTCTTCGACTCGGGCGCCTCGGGCGGAGACGGGATCAAACTCGCGGGGATGAGCAATGGGTGGGAGGGCACCGACCTGCGGCAGATGCAGCGCGAACTGAGTTCCATCCCGGTGCAGTGGTTCGAAGCTGTCGACGTGGTCGGCCTGGCCGCCGATCCCACCGTCGGCTGGTACGTCACCACCGTCTAG
- a CDS encoding thioesterase family protein — protein MAASLPGGTRVLRVAEFSLAVVPRYAEIDQQGVVFNGHYLTWFDEACTALFDALGISYPALMDLGLDFQVVHAEIDYVTPVRWRDEVRVIAQCSRVGTTSFTVGFTVLARTGAADERVAVRGHNVYVLVSTTDWAKRPVPEQMRAALNPG, from the coding sequence ATGGCTGCCAGTCTGCCCGGCGGCACTAGGGTGTTGCGGGTGGCGGAGTTCTCGCTGGCGGTGGTGCCTCGATACGCCGAGATCGATCAACAAGGTGTGGTGTTCAACGGGCACTACCTGACCTGGTTCGACGAGGCCTGCACGGCGCTGTTCGATGCCTTGGGCATCTCGTATCCGGCACTGATGGACCTGGGTCTGGACTTTCAGGTCGTGCATGCCGAGATCGATTACGTCACCCCGGTACGGTGGCGCGACGAGGTGCGGGTGATCGCACAGTGCAGCCGGGTCGGGACGACCAGTTTCACCGTCGGTTTCACCGTGCTGGCCCGCACCGGCGCTGCCGACGAACGGGTCGCGGTGCGCGGACACAACGTCTATGTCCTGGTCTCGACGACCGACTGGGCCAAGCGACCGGTGCCTGAGCAGATGCGGGCGGCACTGAACCCCGGTTGA